One part of the Chryseobacterium mulctrae genome encodes these proteins:
- a CDS encoding carbon-nitrogen hydrolase family protein, translating to MKNKNGYFDIADYFENKHFLDQVFERYRKANQNHISSDKFDDNIDYLKDKFYKFPKKDGHGDEIIQEIHINSTEEKLKPKIGVANTFVDEKNIVAGLRNTPNISNLRYQNLVRFLKETRKNKADIVAFPEFFIPVEIFSSLVRYAEKNQTLVISGLEHITVNNYSFNFIATILPFEIDGKKDATIVFRLKNHYAPVEEELIIGNHYLIPKPSTNRYHIFKWKNIYFSVFYCFELANIAHRSLLRSKIDLLFAIEYNQDTNYFSNLVESLTRDIHCYVVQVNSSHFGDTRISQPAKSYNIDIVKLKGGENNVTVIGTIEIDKLREFQRKKYSLTKTDKTFKPLPPDFDKNEVIKRIKNQ from the coding sequence ATGAAAAATAAAAACGGATACTTTGATATTGCTGATTATTTTGAAAACAAACATTTTCTAGATCAAGTTTTCGAGAGGTATAGAAAGGCAAATCAAAATCATATATCGTCTGATAAATTTGATGATAATATCGATTATCTTAAAGATAAATTTTACAAATTTCCAAAAAAAGATGGTCACGGTGATGAAATAATACAAGAAATACACATTAACTCTACCGAAGAAAAATTGAAACCTAAAATAGGAGTAGCAAACACATTCGTTGATGAGAAAAATATTGTGGCAGGTTTAAGAAATACACCAAATATTTCTAACTTACGATATCAAAATCTTGTACGATTTCTTAAAGAAACTAGAAAAAACAAAGCTGACATTGTGGCTTTTCCCGAATTTTTTATTCCTGTAGAAATTTTTTCAAGTCTTGTTAGATATGCAGAAAAAAATCAAACTTTAGTAATATCAGGATTAGAGCATATAACTGTAAATAATTACTCTTTTAATTTTATAGCTACTATATTACCTTTTGAAATTGATGGAAAGAAGGATGCTACGATTGTTTTTCGATTAAAAAACCACTATGCTCCGGTTGAAGAAGAGTTGATAATAGGAAATCACTACTTAATTCCAAAACCATCTACAAATAGGTATCATATATTTAAATGGAAGAATATATATTTTTCTGTATTTTATTGTTTCGAACTTGCAAATATTGCACATCGAAGTTTGTTACGTAGTAAAATTGATCTACTTTTTGCAATCGAATACAATCAAGACACAAATTATTTTTCAAACTTAGTTGAATCTCTTACAAGAGACATACATTGTTATGTTGTACAAGTTAATTCTAGTCATTTTGGTGATACGAGAATTAGTCAACCAGCTAAATCTTACAATATTGACATTGTAAAATTAAAAGGTGGTGAAAATAATGTAACTGTTATAGGAACTATAGAAATAGATAAACTTAGAGAATTCCAACGCAAAAAATATAGCTTAACTAAAACTGACAAAACATTTAAACCTTTACCTCCTGATTTTGATAAAAATGAAGTTATTAAACGAATTAAAAATCAGTAA